A single region of the Arthrobacter sp. PAMC25564 genome encodes:
- the hemG gene encoding protoporphyrinogen oxidase: protein MAAETGAGDTAGKTAGKTAIVVGGGISGLLAARELARSGVHTTVLEAAAAWGGCVGSHVVAGLTLDSGAESFATRSSAVADLATELGLAEDIVAPNPGGAWVQLPDGPRELPKTGVLGIPANPWDPEVRRSLGLSGSLRASLDALLPASLGTGGEVSSVSALVRARMGKRVLERLVAPVVGGVHSADPALLDVDMVVPGLRAGIRRHGSLAAAVAAQRRGGAGAPAAGPQQPAPPEARLQKPGSAVAGLRGGMHTLISALLAELRQHGVTLLSSTPADAVERTAEGWHVTSGGTAHDAGLLVIAVEGPAAVGLLADTLPELAARRPAAGPDVSLVTLVVDQPQLDAAPRGTGVLVAPQSPGIQAKALTHATAKWGWLAARTGPGTHVLRLSYGRGEDPAQAAASRPAGPGAAPPRSDDELFQAALKDASTLLSVPVTAGDVVDWDVVRWSGALPFASLGHKGRVAEVRSICAADGTLAVVGGWLSGNGLAAIVADTARQVRPLLA from the coding sequence AGACCGGTGCAGGCGACACAGCCGGAAAGACCGCCGGAAAAACAGCCATTGTGGTGGGCGGCGGGATCTCCGGCCTGCTCGCCGCCCGTGAACTGGCCAGGTCCGGCGTCCACACCACCGTGCTGGAGGCTGCCGCGGCCTGGGGTGGCTGCGTGGGCAGCCATGTGGTGGCCGGCCTGACCCTGGACAGCGGTGCCGAATCCTTCGCTACGCGGTCTTCCGCCGTTGCCGACCTCGCCACCGAACTGGGCCTTGCCGAGGACATCGTGGCGCCAAACCCCGGCGGCGCCTGGGTCCAGCTGCCCGACGGGCCCCGCGAGCTGCCGAAGACCGGGGTGCTCGGCATTCCCGCCAACCCCTGGGACCCGGAAGTCCGGCGCTCCCTGGGCCTGTCCGGTTCCCTGCGCGCCTCCCTCGATGCCCTGCTGCCCGCCTCGCTGGGGACCGGGGGCGAGGTCAGCAGCGTCTCGGCGCTGGTCCGGGCCCGGATGGGCAAGCGCGTCTTGGAGCGGCTCGTGGCGCCCGTGGTCGGCGGCGTCCACTCGGCCGATCCCGCCCTGCTCGACGTCGACATGGTGGTACCGGGCCTGCGCGCCGGAATCCGCCGGCACGGCTCCCTGGCCGCCGCGGTCGCTGCCCAGCGCAGGGGAGGGGCCGGCGCCCCCGCTGCCGGACCGCAGCAGCCTGCCCCGCCGGAGGCCCGCCTGCAGAAGCCGGGCTCCGCCGTCGCCGGACTGCGCGGCGGGATGCACACGCTGATTTCCGCCCTGCTGGCCGAGCTGCGCCAGCATGGCGTCACCCTGCTCAGCTCCACCCCTGCCGACGCGGTGGAGCGCACGGCCGAGGGCTGGCACGTCACCTCGGGCGGCACCGCGCACGACGCCGGGCTGCTGGTCATCGCGGTCGAGGGCCCCGCCGCCGTCGGGCTGCTCGCGGACACGCTGCCGGAACTGGCGGCCCGACGCCCCGCCGCCGGGCCGGACGTCAGCCTGGTCACGCTCGTGGTGGACCAGCCACAGCTGGACGCCGCGCCGCGCGGCACCGGAGTGCTGGTTGCCCCGCAGAGCCCGGGAATCCAGGCCAAGGCCCTGACTCACGCCACCGCCAAGTGGGGCTGGCTGGCCGCCCGGACCGGCCCCGGCACCCACGTCCTGCGGCTCTCCTACGGACGCGGTGAGGACCCCGCGCAGGCTGCGGCTTCCCGGCCTGCCGGGCCCGGTGCCGCGCCGCCCCGCTCCGACGACGAGCTGTTCCAGGCCGCCCTGAAGGACGCCTCCACCCTGCTGTCGGTTCCCGTCACCGCGGGGGATGTCGTGGACTGGGACGTGGTCCGCTGGTCCGGGGCGTTGCCGTTCGCGTCCCTCGGACACAAGGGCCGCGTCGCCGAGGTCCGGAGCATCTGCGCCGCCGACGGCACGCTGGCCGTGGTGGGCGGCTGGCTCTCCGGGAACGGCCTGGCGGCGATCGTTGCCGACACCGCCCGGCAGGTACGGCCGCTGCTGGCCTGA